In the genome of Bacteroidota bacterium, one region contains:
- a CDS encoding RluA family pseudouridine synthase has translation MKHIHSLKDIIIYEDDYFVFINKPAHFSSLDDRHDDNLSIIKLAKKYNENLRLCHRLDKETSGILLLAKSDEAYREMAIKFEKREVDKTYHAVVAGQIQVENQSIILPLSQTRKGLAFVDKKDGKPSTTIISTEKLYKHFTLLACKPVTGRLHQIRIHLASQNFPIVADESYGGQNVFLSQFKPKFKEGKWQNEEPIIKRVVLHAYRLSFTAFEKDYLQTADYPKDFAVLIKQLDKFDS, from the coding sequence ATGAAGCATATACACAGTTTAAAGGATATTATTATTTACGAGGACGACTACTTTGTATTTATTAATAAACCAGCTCACTTTTCAAGTTTAGACGACAGACATGATGATAATTTGAGTATTATTAAACTGGCTAAAAAATACAACGAAAACCTGCGTCTTTGCCACAGATTGGATAAAGAAACAAGTGGTATTTTATTATTGGCTAAAAGCGATGAAGCTTACCGCGAAATGGCTATAAAATTTGAAAAAAGGGAAGTTGATAAAACTTACCATGCAGTAGTTGCCGGACAAATACAGGTAGAAAACCAATCTATTATTTTACCTTTAAGCCAAACAAGAAAAGGGCTTGCCTTTGTAGACAAAAAGGATGGTAAACCTTCCACTACCATTATCAGCACTGAAAAGCTTTATAAGCATTTTACTTTACTGGCTTGCAAGCCTGTAACGGGCAGATTACACCAAATAAGAATTCATCTGGCTTCCCAAAATTTTCCTATCGTGGCTGATGAAAGCTATGGCGGACAAAACGTATTTTTATCTCAGTTTAAGCCTAAGTTTAAAGAGGGTAAATGGCAAAATGAAGAACCTATTATAAAGCGTGTGGTTTTACATGCCTACAGATTATCATTTACGGCCTTTGAGAAAGATTATTTACAAACAGCTGATTATCCAAAAGATTTTGCGGTACTTATTAAGCAGCTTGATAAGTTTGATAGTTAA
- a CDS encoding DUF2461 domain-containing protein codes for MDIQALTGFLKKLSNNNNKEWFDLHKKEYDKLRADWIEMASKVIKQTAVFDAGIGDLDPKKCIFRINRDVRFSANKAPYKNNFGMSLSKGGKASDFCGYYVHIQSGEAFIAGGSYQPMPDKLAAIRQEIDYNFEEFKSIVEHKDFIKHFGALSGDKLQRPPKGYDAENPAIEYIKHKGFLAYAKIDDKNLTEKELLKHCQSLFKAMKPLNDFLNRAILA; via the coding sequence ATGGATATTCAGGCACTAACTGGTTTTTTAAAAAAACTTAGCAATAACAACAACAAAGAATGGTTTGATTTGCATAAAAAGGAGTACGATAAGCTACGTGCTGATTGGATTGAGATGGCCAGTAAAGTAATTAAACAAACGGCTGTTTTCGATGCAGGCATTGGGGATTTAGATCCTAAAAAATGTATTTTCAGAATTAACCGTGATGTACGTTTTTCGGCCAATAAAGCACCTTATAAAAACAATTTTGGAATGAGCTTAAGCAAAGGCGGCAAAGCGTCTGACTTTTGCGGTTACTATGTTCATATTCAATCAGGCGAAGCTTTTATTGCTGGAGGCTCTTACCAACCTATGCCTGATAAGTTAGCTGCCATCCGACAAGAAATCGACTACAATTTTGAGGAATTTAAAAGTATTGTAGAGCACAAAGACTTTATAAAACATTTTGGTGCACTTTCTGGCGACAAATTACAACGTCCGCCTAAAGGTTATGATGCTGAAAATCCTGCTATTGAATACATTAAACACAAAGGTTTTTTAGCGTATGCAAAAATTGACGATAAAAATTTAACCGAAAAAGAATTACTAAAACATTGTCAAAGCCTGTTTAAGGCTATGAAACCACTCAATGACTTTTTAAACAGAGCTATTTTGGCCTAA
- the ligA gene encoding NAD-dependent DNA ligase LigA: protein MNELEAKILIDDLCNQIEKHNYNYYTLSNPTISDTAFDELLQQLIELEKQFPHLQNAQSPTLKVGGTITKDFETVKHKYPMMSLGNTYNEEDLRDFDERIKKAIGTHFEYVCELKFDGLAISLSYENGKLVRAVTRGDGTQGDDVTNNVKTIKSIPHQLKGNNYPPSFEIRGEVFMHKKTFEKLNADYRKELEDKEIYNETQILEKLYKNPRNFASGTLKMQDSNEVAKRPLDAFLYFLYADNKLSETHYDSLKLAESWGFQVSKHSKLCSNIDEVFDFIKYFETERHHLSYEIDGIVIKVNNYLQQEDLGFTAKNPRWAISYKYKAATAVTQLEKVTYQVGRTGAITPVANLKPVQLAGTTVKRASLYNADELERLDLHALDTVFVEKGGEIIPKIVGVDVSKRSTDAQKIIYQTHCPECKTELIRKEGEAIHYCPNINHCPPQIIGSIEHFVSRKAMNIDSLGGETVAAFYKLGLIKTYADLYDLKYEQILNLSIETAEEGEEEKTKKRSIKEKSALNIINGIEASKAVPFERVLFSLGIRMVGETVAKKLAKQFLTIDNMIVASKEQIAHIYEIGDKIAEHLTQFFSDAENIQMIEKLKHHGLKLALEEEVGVERSNKLEGKTFLVSGSFSIGRDDLKKLIEINGGRNIAGVSKNLNYLIAGDKMGPEKLKKATELNITIISEQEFYDMIAST from the coding sequence ATGAATGAATTAGAGGCCAAAATTTTGATTGATGATTTGTGCAATCAGATTGAAAAGCATAACTATAATTATTACACCCTTTCTAATCCTACTATTAGCGATACTGCATTTGATGAATTACTGCAACAATTGATTGAACTTGAAAAACAGTTTCCTCATTTGCAAAATGCCCAATCGCCTACTTTAAAAGTGGGTGGAACCATTACCAAAGATTTTGAAACAGTAAAGCATAAATACCCGATGATGAGTTTGGGTAATACTTATAACGAAGAAGATTTACGTGATTTTGATGAGCGTATAAAAAAAGCCATTGGAACCCATTTTGAATATGTATGTGAGTTAAAGTTTGATGGTTTAGCCATTAGTTTAAGTTACGAAAATGGAAAGCTGGTACGTGCCGTTACCCGTGGCGATGGAACGCAAGGCGATGATGTAACCAATAATGTTAAAACCATTAAATCCATACCACACCAGTTAAAGGGAAATAATTACCCGCCTAGTTTTGAAATACGCGGAGAGGTTTTTATGCATAAAAAAACCTTTGAAAAGCTCAATGCTGATTACAGAAAAGAATTAGAAGACAAAGAAATATATAACGAAACACAAATTTTAGAAAAGCTATATAAGAACCCCCGCAATTTTGCCAGTGGTACTTTAAAAATGCAGGATAGCAACGAAGTGGCTAAACGTCCGCTGGATGCATTTCTATATTTTTTATATGCTGATAATAAACTGAGCGAAACCCATTACGATAGTTTAAAATTAGCGGAGAGCTGGGGTTTTCAGGTAAGCAAGCATTCTAAATTATGCAGCAATATTGACGAGGTTTTTGATTTCATCAAATATTTTGAAACAGAGCGTCATCATTTGAGCTACGAAATAGATGGAATAGTTATAAAAGTAAACAATTACTTACAACAGGAAGATTTAGGATTTACAGCTAAGAATCCACGTTGGGCTATTTCTTATAAATACAAAGCAGCCACTGCAGTAACTCAATTAGAAAAAGTAACTTATCAGGTAGGCCGCACGGGAGCTATTACACCCGTAGCCAATTTAAAGCCGGTTCAACTGGCAGGTACAACTGTAAAGCGCGCCAGTTTGTATAATGCCGATGAGTTAGAACGTTTAGATTTACATGCTTTAGATACCGTTTTTGTAGAAAAAGGAGGCGAAATTATTCCGAAAATTGTGGGTGTTGATGTAAGTAAACGAAGTACGGATGCACAAAAAATAATATACCAAACACATTGCCCCGAATGTAAAACGGAGCTGATACGGAAAGAAGGAGAAGCTATACATTATTGCCCCAATATAAACCATTGTCCGCCACAAATTATTGGCAGCATAGAACATTTTGTGAGCCGAAAAGCCATGAATATAGATAGTTTGGGTGGCGAAACCGTAGCAGCATTTTACAAATTAGGTTTAATTAAAACCTATGCTGATTTATACGATTTAAAGTACGAGCAGATTTTAAATTTAAGTATTGAAACGGCTGAGGAGGGCGAAGAAGAAAAAACGAAGAAACGTTCCATAAAAGAAAAGTCAGCATTAAACATTATAAACGGAATTGAAGCATCAAAAGCAGTTCCGTTTGAAAGAGTTCTGTTTAGTTTAGGTATTAGAATGGTAGGTGAAACCGTAGCTAAAAAATTAGCAAAACAGTTTTTAACTATCGACAATATGATAGTGGCCAGCAAAGAACAAATAGCCCATATTTATGAAATTGGCGATAAGATAGCCGAACATTTAACCCAGTTTTTTAGCGATGCAGAAAACATACAAATGATAGAGAAGTTGAAGCATCATGGTTTAAAGCTGGCATTGGAAGAAGAAGTTGGTGTGGAACGAAGCAATAAACTGGAAGGGAAAACTTTTTTAGTAAGCGGCTCTTTCAGTATTGGCAGGGACGATTTGAAGAAATTAATAGAAATAAACGGAGGTAGAAATATTGCTGGTGTATCTAAGAATTTAAATTATTTAATTGCAGGTGACAAAATGGGGCCGGAAAAATTGAAAAAAGCAACGGAATTAAATATTACTATTATAAGTGAACAAGAATTTTACGATATGATAGCTTCCACTTAG
- a CDS encoding DUF2062 domain-containing protein, whose protein sequence is MRKLLQLFKTKFSQILAYGLSPFQLAITLSFGITLGLFPFIGLTSILCFVFAFVFRLNLIVIQLVNWVVAPLQLVLLVPFYQIGNYFNSYFSNASLVTNTATVNVIGSNFFQKILLLIDSQILAILGWAVICVPFALSIHFISLFFYKKYLHKKSKMAA, encoded by the coding sequence GTGCGAAAATTATTGCAGTTATTTAAAACAAAGTTTTCCCAAATTTTAGCCTATGGATTAAGTCCCTTTCAACTGGCTATTACCTTAAGTTTTGGCATTACCCTAGGCTTGTTCCCTTTTATTGGCTTAACTTCCATTCTGTGTTTTGTATTTGCATTTGTATTCAGGCTCAACTTAATTGTTATTCAATTGGTAAATTGGGTAGTAGCTCCTTTACAACTTGTGTTATTGGTACCCTTTTACCAAATAGGAAATTATTTTAACAGTTACTTCTCCAACGCTTCCCTTGTTACTAATACGGCAACAGTAAACGTGATAGGATCCAACTTTTTTCAAAAAATATTGCTCTTAATCGACTCGCAAATACTGGCCATATTAGGTTGGGCTGTTATTTGTGTTCCGTTTGCACTGTCAATACATTTTATCAGCTTATTTTTCTATAAAAAGTACTTGCACAAAAAGTCAAAGATGGCTGCATAA
- a CDS encoding FkbM family methyltransferase, with product MNNKLIIDIGMHKGEDTGYYLQNGYTVIAVDADPNLIAEAKTKFKKAYNSKQLMLLNYAISDKDGTKVTFNLSQNTIWNSLKENIADRAHLSKNSIVVETRTLSSIIAEYGAPFYCKIDIEGYDEVCLQTLKQANELPQFISVETECVGEGETITDEEALGTLYRLKELGYTKFKLVDQTSFRVLTLKEDFHTSSDKALKFLSQSFGARLKRKIQSTLGLAGDMDETYFKERKAIEKQFNYNFMVGSSGPFGSDLKGEWQNFDEAKQTLLKHRHDYFNLDNAVNYGFWCDWHATK from the coding sequence ATGAATAATAAGTTAATTATTGATATTGGAATGCACAAGGGCGAGGACACCGGATACTATTTGCAAAATGGGTATACCGTTATTGCTGTTGATGCAGATCCTAATTTAATAGCAGAAGCAAAAACAAAATTTAAAAAAGCATACAATAGCAAACAATTAATGCTATTGAATTATGCTATAAGCGATAAAGACGGAACTAAAGTTACTTTTAACCTGAGCCAAAATACCATTTGGAATTCATTGAAAGAAAATATTGCAGATAGAGCCCACTTAAGTAAAAATTCCATTGTAGTTGAAACAAGGACACTCTCATCGATTATTGCCGAATACGGAGCCCCTTTTTATTGTAAAATTGATATTGAAGGATATGATGAGGTTTGCTTGCAAACATTAAAACAAGCAAACGAGTTACCCCAATTTATTTCAGTAGAAACAGAATGTGTGGGCGAAGGCGAAACCATAACAGATGAAGAAGCTTTAGGTACCTTATACCGGTTAAAAGAATTAGGTTATACCAAATTTAAATTAGTCGACCAAACATCATTTCGGGTGTTAACATTAAAAGAAGATTTTCATACCTCATCCGATAAAGCATTAAAGTTTTTGAGCCAGTCATTTGGTGCGCGACTAAAAAGAAAAATACAAAGTACACTTGGCCTTGCCGGAGATATGGATGAAACCTATTTTAAGGAGCGGAAAGCCATTGAAAAACAATTCAACTATAATTTTATGGTAGGTTCATCAGGTCCCTTTGGGTCAGATCTGAAAGGCGAATGGCAAAATTTTGATGAAGCCAAACAAACCTTGTTAAAACATAGACATGATTACTTTAACCTTGATAACGCAGTGAATTATGGTTTCTGGTGCGATTGGCATGCAACTAAGTAA
- the panD gene encoding aspartate 1-decarboxylase, producing MQIQLLKSKIHRVKVTQTELHYVGSITIDEDLMDAANMIENEKVQVVNVNNGERLETYIIKGERGSGVICLNGPAARKAAVGDPVIVISYCIMDFEEAKKYTPIAIYTDNNNKLN from the coding sequence ATGCAAATACAATTATTAAAATCAAAAATACATCGCGTAAAAGTTACGCAAACCGAGTTACACTATGTAGGTAGCATTACCATTGACGAAGATTTAATGGATGCCGCCAATATGATAGAAAACGAAAAAGTTCAGGTAGTGAACGTAAACAACGGAGAAAGACTTGAAACTTACATCATTAAAGGCGAAAGAGGTTCCGGAGTTATATGCCTAAATGGCCCTGCTGCACGTAAAGCGGCTGTTGGCGACCCTGTTATTGTTATATCATACTGCATTATGGATTTTGAGGAGGCAAAAAAATATACTCCTATTGCTATTTATACCGACAACAACAACAAACTAAACTAG
- a CDS encoding porin produces MLRKRTYLLIVFISTVSVLKLNAQKSISNPTFNFSNGIGVIAPDSLFSINFRFRTQLRSAYNTVSKDDFSASEIEARVRRLRLRFEGFVINPKLNYYIQLSLSRGDMDWVDNDNSEINSSPNIVRDAVAIYKATEHLTITFGQTKLPGNRQRVVSSGELQFTDRSIVNVAFNIDRDFGLQFAYRNNISKLHYVLKGAISSGEGRNSSTSNAGLAYTGRVEVLPLGEFTNKGDYFEGDIEREKKPKISLAAGYHYNESARRTAGTLGKDLYQTRDLSSFIADFLFKYKGIALSTEYVTRNTNSPITTNSAGLERIIYVGEGKLFQLSYLFKNNVEVAGRYARITPYASIQEKKELQKEEIGMGVTKYLRKHRVKLQTQLFYNEATDLKINKIDGSWNMMFQIELGI; encoded by the coding sequence ATGCTAAGAAAAAGAACGTATTTGTTAATTGTATTTATTTCCACGGTTAGCGTATTAAAATTGAATGCACAAAAAAGCATTTCAAACCCTACTTTTAATTTTTCAAATGGTATTGGAGTAATTGCTCCAGACAGTTTATTTTCAATTAACTTCCGCTTTAGAACACAGCTTAGGTCGGCATACAACACAGTATCAAAGGACGATTTTAGTGCCTCAGAAATAGAAGCAAGAGTAAGAAGACTTAGGTTGCGCTTTGAAGGATTTGTTATAAACCCTAAATTGAACTATTATATTCAACTCTCTTTATCTAGGGGGGATATGGATTGGGTGGATAATGATAATTCGGAAATTAACTCTAGCCCCAATATAGTTAGAGATGCTGTAGCTATATACAAAGCCACTGAACATTTAACTATTACTTTTGGGCAAACTAAACTACCCGGGAACAGGCAAAGAGTAGTTTCTTCTGGTGAACTTCAATTCACGGACCGCTCCATTGTAAATGTTGCTTTCAATATTGATAGAGATTTCGGGCTACAATTTGCTTATAGAAATAATATTTCCAAATTGCATTATGTGCTAAAAGGAGCAATTAGTTCTGGTGAGGGACGAAATTCAAGTACATCAAATGCCGGATTAGCTTATACCGGGCGAGTTGAAGTTTTACCATTAGGAGAATTTACTAATAAGGGAGATTATTTTGAGGGAGATATTGAAAGGGAGAAAAAACCTAAAATATCTTTAGCCGCAGGATACCATTATAATGAAAGTGCAAGAAGAACAGCAGGAACTTTAGGAAAAGATTTATATCAAACGAGGGATTTAAGCTCTTTTATTGCAGACTTTCTTTTTAAATATAAGGGAATTGCACTCAGTACCGAATACGTTACTAGAAATACTAATTCTCCAATAACAACAAACAGTGCTGGTTTGGAACGAATTATTTATGTAGGAGAAGGTAAATTATTTCAATTGAGCTATTTGTTTAAAAACAATGTAGAAGTAGCCGGAAGATATGCTAGAATTACTCCCTATGCCTCCATTCAAGAAAAGAAAGAATTGCAAAAAGAAGAGATAGGCATGGGCGTTACTAAATACTTAAGAAAACATAGAGTGAAGCTACAAACACAATTATTCTATAACGAAGCTACTGATCTTAAAATTAATAAAATTGATGGCTCGTGGAATATGATGTTTCAAATAGAACTAGGCATTTAG
- a CDS encoding agmatine deiminase family protein has product MTRKIYLLYLFISFSTILFGQQKRKGHLPAARTKAEYQLMIDNNKNVKTTFGKATVWPSNMRMPGEFEESKAVCISWAYEYNEDFSAIIGIDTNSVYGWISAQLAHYISQECEVWIRVWEANDTLKVKQFMGSLGWPLNNYKFFVKQGDDFWMRDFGPIGFYYGTKDSVGFTDMKYYDGRELDNVFPSYLASQMNYKNYPTALNAEGGNLMTDGYGRMFFSSKIKAANNDILRWSNTTTYTNMKTAFATNDLQELTVLNCDGGTGHIDLYTKLIDEETILVSKLPAEITANDRQIIEDNYQKMAALKSTYNRPYTIYRIPHPTGDEGKYDSVTCDQLFNDARNFVNGITVNNTFLFPAYSDEIDGNKEQTDSIVKLFQSIMPGYNVVPIDCRSMSPLGGAIHCITMQVPADNPIRIWHPKVQANKTLQTDFRIIAKCENYSGIKEVACVWRKNNGAWKTLTLTDSATYSIGILSIPDLTATDIVEYYIAAESNNGKKVTKPSTATVYNQGYYRIQFSYGTNIEAIKVEPKNYLFAAFPNPAANQLNVPFQLLNNAQVNIQVLDITGKIWVEKQVKSAMGLQTETLDINNLPSGLYFYNLTIDGQMVSTRKFLKQ; this is encoded by the coding sequence ATGACCAGGAAAATTTATTTACTCTACCTCTTTATCTCTTTTAGTACCATTCTGTTTGGGCAGCAAAAGCGCAAAGGACATTTGCCGGCAGCCCGCACAAAAGCTGAATACCAGTTAATGATTGACAATAACAAAAATGTTAAAACAACTTTTGGTAAAGCCACCGTTTGGCCTTCAAATATGCGTATGCCGGGCGAGTTTGAAGAAAGCAAAGCCGTTTGTATTAGCTGGGCTTATGAATACAATGAAGACTTCTCTGCTATTATAGGTATTGATACTAATAGTGTGTATGGCTGGATTTCAGCCCAGTTAGCCCATTATATCAGTCAGGAGTGTGAAGTTTGGATTAGAGTGTGGGAGGCAAATGATACCCTGAAAGTAAAACAGTTTATGGGCAGTTTAGGTTGGCCACTTAACAATTATAAATTTTTTGTAAAACAAGGTGACGATTTCTGGATGCGCGATTTCGGGCCTATAGGATTTTATTACGGAACCAAAGATAGCGTTGGTTTTACCGATATGAAATATTATGATGGGCGAGAGTTAGACAATGTGTTTCCAAGTTATTTGGCTTCACAAATGAACTATAAAAACTACCCGACAGCATTAAATGCAGAAGGCGGAAATTTAATGACAGATGGATACGGTAGAATGTTTTTTAGTTCAAAAATTAAAGCAGCCAACAACGATATATTACGTTGGTCAAATACAACTACTTATACCAATATGAAAACAGCATTTGCTACCAACGACCTGCAAGAGCTGACAGTATTGAATTGCGATGGAGGAACAGGCCATATTGATTTGTACACCAAACTAATTGATGAAGAAACCATTTTGGTTTCAAAATTACCGGCAGAAATTACCGCCAACGATAGACAAATTATAGAAGACAATTACCAGAAAATGGCCGCTTTAAAATCTACTTACAACAGGCCGTATACTATTTACAGAATTCCCCATCCTACAGGCGATGAAGGAAAATACGATAGCGTTACCTGTGACCAGTTATTCAACGATGCTCGTAATTTTGTAAATGGTATAACCGTTAACAATACCTTTCTTTTTCCTGCCTATTCAGATGAAATAGATGGTAATAAAGAACAGACAGATTCTATTGTTAAATTATTCCAATCTATTATGCCGGGATACAATGTAGTGCCAATTGATTGCCGCTCAATGAGCCCGCTGGGAGGAGCTATTCATTGTATTACCATGCAAGTACCTGCCGATAATCCAATAAGAATATGGCATCCGAAAGTGCAGGCCAATAAAACATTGCAAACCGATTTTAGAATTATTGCTAAATGCGAAAATTACAGTGGTATAAAAGAAGTAGCTTGTGTTTGGCGCAAAAACAATGGTGCTTGGAAAACATTAACATTAACCGATAGCGCTACCTATAGCATTGGTATCTTAAGCATTCCTGATTTAACCGCTACCGATATAGTTGAATACTACATTGCAGCAGAATCAAACAATGGTAAAAAAGTAACAAAACCGTCTACAGCTACCGTCTACAACCAAGGTTATTATCGCATACAATTTAGTTACGGAACCAATATAGAAGCAATAAAAGTGGAGCCTAAAAATTACCTGTTTGCGGCTTTTCCTAATCCGGCAGCTAATCAGTTAAATGTTCCTTTTCAGTTGTTAAACAATGCCCAGGTAAATATTCAGGTACTTGATATTACCGGAAAAATATGGGTAGAGAAACAAGTTAAATCAGCCATGGGTTTACAAACAGAAACACTTGATATTAATAACTTACCCAGCGGTTTATATTTTTATAACTTAACTATTGATGGACAAATGGTAAGCACCCGTAAATTTTTAAAACAATAA
- a CDS encoding HAMP domain-containing sensor histidine kinase codes for MNIKNILALKFTAIIAIILLVFSVFVYQFSKSLRENEFNERLKTQTEKLASTLLDSSNIDLNFVLETFKYDLNLFPNQSLIIKDQYDNFYFNKSHIDELTVSTIFNKLKEKKEFNMINSDTDYVGFNLTVGNTNYQVITSGFDELGQSKLNFLLLFLLSLFFGSLIITAFLGRMFASQALLPITNVITQVEKISENNLYERVSVGPSKDEIAQLAITFNQMLERLDDSFKLQKTFVSNASHEFRTPLTVMKGQIEVLLLQPRSNDIYIKTFLSLIDDINNQIQLINGLSDLAKANANFPNTSFGNVSIIELLDECSSELTRTKRHKIVVNIDDLPDDEYAHIIRGNAALLRSAIMNVMDNACKFSEEKSCQVTLNCSHEVIKLDIIDQGVGISEDDLKHIFEPFYRSNNIRHINGYGIGLSLVKKIVEWHFGKIKVNSKLGEGTHVSILLPSLRSNANLIF; via the coding sequence ATGAATATAAAAAATATACTAGCACTTAAGTTTACGGCTATCATTGCCATTATATTATTGGTGTTTTCTGTTTTTGTTTACCAGTTTTCAAAATCGTTGCGCGAGAATGAATTCAATGAAAGGCTTAAAACACAAACCGAAAAACTGGCCAGTACCTTGCTTGATTCAAGCAATATTGATTTGAATTTTGTACTCGAAACTTTTAAGTACGATTTAAACCTTTTCCCTAATCAATCACTTATTATAAAAGACCAATACGATAATTTTTACTTTAACAAATCACATATAGATGAATTAACAGTAAGCACCATATTTAATAAGTTAAAGGAAAAAAAAGAGTTTAACATGATTAACTCAGATACCGATTATGTGGGCTTTAACTTAACGGTAGGTAATACCAATTACCAGGTTATAACTTCAGGGTTTGATGAGTTAGGACAAAGCAAACTGAATTTCTTGTTATTGTTTTTGTTGTCATTGTTTTTTGGAAGTTTAATCATTACCGCTTTTTTAGGTAGAATGTTTGCTTCACAGGCACTATTACCTATTACCAATGTAATTACACAAGTAGAAAAAATATCGGAAAACAATTTATACGAAAGGGTAAGTGTGGGTCCTTCAAAAGATGAAATAGCCCAGTTAGCTATTACATTTAATCAGATGTTGGAGCGTTTAGACGATTCGTTTAAACTACAAAAGACATTTGTTTCCAATGCCTCACATGAGTTTAGAACGCCTTTAACGGTAATGAAAGGACAAATAGAGGTGCTATTATTACAACCGCGTTCCAACGATATTTATATCAAAACATTCTTATCATTAATTGACGATATCAATAACCAGATTCAGTTGATAAACGGATTAAGCGATTTAGCAAAAGCCAATGCCAATTTCCCGAATACAAGTTTTGGCAATGTTTCCATTATAGAATTATTAGACGAGTGTTCGAGCGAATTAACCCGAACCAAAAGACATAAAATTGTAGTAAATATTGACGATTTACCGGACGATGAATATGCACATATTATAAGGGGTAACGCAGCTTTATTAAGGTCGGCCATTATGAACGTAATGGATAATGCCTGTAAGTTTAGCGAAGAGAAAAGTTGCCAGGTTACTTTAAACTGCTCGCACGAAGTTATAAAACTAGATATAATAGATCAGGGAGTAGGTATTAGCGAAGACGATTTAAAACATATATTCGAGCCATTTTACAGGTCAAATAATATAAGGCATATAAATGGTTACGGTATAGGTTTAAGCTTAGTGAAAAAAATAGTAGAGTGGCATTTTGGTAAAATAAAAGTAAACTCAAAATTAGGTGAAGGAACCCATGTAAGCATATTGTTACCTAGCTTACGTTCCAATGCCAATCTTATATTTTAA
- a CDS encoding response regulator transcription factor, which produces MKILVVEDEPKVAAFLKQGLEEQSYEVTVAYDGYFGKKMALENYYDVIVLDLLIPYINGIDLCKQLRAEGLKSPILMLTALGSTDDKVLGLDAGADDYLVKPFEFKELLARIRALSKRYTDNLQDTKVLKLADLELDLNKKVVRRGGRTIELTSKEFSLLEYLLRNKNRVISRAEISEKVWDVNFDTGTNIIDVYINFLRKKVDKDFPTRLIFTMVGMGYIMKELD; this is translated from the coding sequence ATGAAAATATTAGTAGTAGAAGACGAACCAAAAGTAGCGGCCTTTTTAAAGCAAGGTCTTGAAGAACAGTCGTACGAAGTAACAGTTGCTTACGATGGTTATTTTGGTAAAAAAATGGCTTTAGAAAATTATTACGATGTAATAGTTTTAGATTTATTGATTCCATACATAAATGGAATTGACTTGTGTAAACAGTTAAGAGCAGAAGGGCTAAAATCACCCATTCTGATGTTAACAGCTTTAGGCAGTACTGATGATAAAGTATTGGGTTTAGATGCAGGTGCCGATGACTACTTAGTTAAGCCGTTTGAGTTTAAAGAATTATTAGCACGTATACGCGCTTTAAGTAAACGTTACACCGATAATTTACAAGATACCAAAGTACTTAAGTTAGCCGATTTAGAGTTAGACTTAAATAAAAAAGTAGTACGCAGAGGTGGCAGAACTATTGAGTTAACCAGTAAAGAGTTTAGCTTATTAGAATATTTATTACGTAACAAAAACAGGGTTATTTCACGTGCAGAAATTTCAGAAAAAGTATGGGATGTAAATTTTGATACAGGTACCAATATTATAGATGTTTATATCAACTTCCTGCGTAAGAAAGTAGACAAAGATTTTCCTACCCGTTTAATTTTTACCATGGTAGGTATGGGTTACATCATGAAGGAGTTAGACTAA